TTAAGAcgctggaaaaaagaaaaggaaattgttttaattctcAAAATAACATTCAAGCCGATGACTTGATTATATAactagttgacaattcatttagtaattgatctctttttaaaaaacttaagtttttaaaagtggttttacagtgattttactccacattacagacacacattttACGTTAACTTGCTTGTTCCCTCTGTTTTTTATCAGGGCCTGAGCAGCAACTTATTaattattatcaataattaaaacaagctttctgatttttcagcttcttcaatgtgaatattttttggtgtctttgctccatataacaataaatcattgcaactgattcattttggtttgtgaacaaaacgatgatattttctgacattttatggaccaaacaaatactcgattaatcgagaaaataatcgttgtgttcctacccacacacacacacacaattgttgGTACCCTTCTGTTAAAGAGAAATCACACATTGCTTCTGAAGCAGAATTGTTTtaagaaacaaacaatgaaactgGCCTGGACAAAAATGATGGTACCCGATAAATAATCTGACTATAGGGACATGATAAGATAAGGTGTGTCCTGTAATTAGCATCATATAGCAATTAATCAGACTGCCTATTGGGTGAAAAGTAGTCACTTTGCTGTTTGTGGtcaaatatatgtataatgtgtaCAAAATGGTAAAGACTATACTTGCTCTAATTTCCCGTCCTTTGTCTCCCGCTGTgtccctctctttcctctctttgtctctccctctctccctctctccccagGGAGCCAGTCTACCAGTGATGGAGGTCACTGAGTTGCCAAAGTGCACCGTGTGCCTGGAGAGAATGGACGAGTCGGTCAACGGCATCCTCACCACTCTGTGCAATCACAGCTTCCACAGCCAGTGTCTCCAGCGGTGGGATTATGTCTCGTGAGTACTCAGTCACTTGATGTCAGGATGCCACTGGAGTTATAGTGCTGCCCTGTGTTTCCTTATATATTGGAAAATATTGCCATGTTACTCATGTCCTTTATCAGACTTGACTATTGGTCACTTCTCTAAGCTTCATGTCACGTCatgtcatgtgttgtttttttgtccgtGTCATAACTAGAGATGGGCGATATGGACTAATGAGTAGTATTTATCATGGTAAcgataaataaacaacaattcaGCCTCATCTTTTTGACTATAAATCTATCACCACCACCTTCCCGTGGAAAACTAACGAGACTGTCAAAGACTGAAAACCGCTATTCCCTTTTCGTGTAGTTTGAAGTGATGGTCGTAGTAGAGTATTATGTAAcattatataacattattttaatgttaaaatactttGAGGTTGTCAGGTCTGTGTAAGCTCTGTTGTAATGGGGCAGCGCATTTACTTTATGTGCACTGTAGCGGAGACTGAGAGGGGGGACAGTGAACAGGCTGGATACAGTGCACGTCCTGTAGATGCAACGACGGTGAGGTAAATACGTCCTTTCTGAATTATTGCAGGTCTAACAACATCACTGATAAAGGATactcagggttagggttaacaaCGTATCCTAAACTGTATCGTAAACAGTGACATATCGCACATCTCTAGTCGTAACACACATGCTTCTGTTTTGTAAAAGACTACATGCTGAATATGTGCTCTGTTTTCAGGTGTCCTGTGTGTAGGTACATCCAAACACCAGAACCAGTAGAAGAGAACAAATGCTTTGAATGTGGTGTGCAGGAGGTAAGAGATACcagactcactctctctcttataAGCTCGTCTTCTCTTGGCAGTCTTTAAAACTTCACTCCCCCACAGAACCTGTGGATTTGTTTGATCTGCGGCCACATCGGCTGTGGTCGCTACATCAGCCGCCATGCGTACAAGCACTTTGAAGAAACACAGCACACTTATGCCATGCAGCTCACCAACCAACGTGTCTGGGACTACGCAGGAGGTACTGAACTGATGTGGGTCTCCACAATTGTTGTTTCCATTATTTATTAGAGTtatttggtccattaaatggCTGACAAATTATAAATGATGTCAGTTAGGGTTTCCCAAAAGTCGCaatgatgtcctcaaatgtcttgtttgaaaAAGTGATCCTGTTTTCTGTCATGTATCCAAAGAATTGTCACATTCAAGAAACTGAATTTATTAAATAGTTAACGGTTAATGTAGAAGTTGTTTACtgattcattgttgcagctGCAGCCTGTTGTCAGTTGTGGGatgtaagttgttgtttttttttgctgttgttattgCTCTCATTCCCTAGATTTCTCCAGGGAATTATCACATGGTTTCACTTGTTACTAACTATTTATAGCCATTAGACAACAGAATGATTCCCAAATTAGCTGCAACGGACCTGTAAACTTCATTTCAATTGATAAAAGTCTTTTGGCGATTACAGTTCTCCTTCCATCCAAACTATTTTTGTGGAGCGGCTGAACTGACTTAACAAAAGATTGATTAGTTCTGGAGAGAGCAGATCTGATAATCATGGGCACCGaccaaagaagaagcagatctgattaacacagcacacaggaaccGTTTTTTCTAGTTTTCTAGTAAGTAATATCTTGGTCcattaatgtaaataaaaaaaaagaatgttaatttcttcccccccaaaaaattcacatttaagaagctgactaAAGTGATCATTGAATTTCAAAGTAGGCGACTACGTTGAGAGTCATTTCATCATTGCAGCCCTCAGCGATAAGAGCTTGTCCTGACTATGACTTAATTTGGACACAGTGTTAATCAATTATTAGTTTCATCTATAAGATATTTGTATCCACAACACTGACTGTCTGATCCACGTCCTCATAGATAACTATGTACATCGTTTGGTGGCCAGCAAGACTGATGGGAAGATGGTGCAGTATGAGTGTGAGGGAGGCACATGCCATGAAGAGAAAATCGATGCACTTCAGCTCGAAGTAAGAATCTCCTTTCTGATGCTTTGTTTGTTAAATCACAACTATAATGATCTAATCTATGGCCCATGTCGACAGTACTCCTACCTGCTCACGAGTCAGCTCGAGTCTCAGAGGATTTACTGGGAGAATAAGATCGCTCGTCTGGAGAAGGAGACGTCTGAGGAGGTACCAACGGATGTGCTCAATATAACCGTCAAGCTTTGAAATAGGCTCATACAAAGAgtagctgtttgtgtgtgtgtgtgtgtgtatgtgtatatatatatacacacacacacatgtacgtacatacatatgagatagatatatagacaGACCTAACTGTATGCATCTTCTTGTGTCACGGTCTTCACTTTAACTCCTGTGTTTGTCCCTCAGATTAACAACATGAAAGCTAAATTTAAGGAAACCTTGGAGCGCTGTGATAACTTGGAGCAACACTTGGGAGAATTGACCAATCAGAAGCAGGGCATGGAGAAAAAGTAGGTGTTACTGGTTTACATTTTGGTTTTTGTACATATTCACATATTTAGAATTTCTGCGTTTGAAGGCTCTTTGTTGCCTGCTTGTGTTGAGTGCACAACAGTTGGGATATATTGATAGAAAAACATCAACTTGGCTTTTTAGCTGACCTGCATTTATTTGCAGCAAAGAATCACTAgttgtgggggggaaaaaaattagaatGGTATTTTTCTCCATTGTGTCTCACATTAGTTTGTATTTGAAAGGTACAAATGACACCTTTCAGATGTTCTGGCTTCACTGTCATTCTGTCATTTGATATGTgatgtttttctgacattttctaaaTGGGCAAATGTTGCTTTATACATTTTGTGCCAGTTCTCCTGTCCACTCCCTACTCATTTCCAGGAATGTCCGGAAGCCAATTTTCCAAACAGATTAAATGTCATACAACAGTATGAAATGAATACAGTATCAAACGTTTTCCTGTTATTTTAATACTGCAGTAAGTGATGGATGCCATTGATGGATACAATAGCAGCAGCCATCCTTTGGAGTCTGAAGGGATGTTTCTGTAAAGAACTTGATAATAACAACagctctgttgtgtgtgtgtgtgtgtgtgtgtgttgaggttggctcagacaaacagcagagtgCTGAAGCTGGGCCAAGAGTTGAAGGACGAGCAGGAAATGAACCGCTGTCTGCGAGTCAATCAGACACAACTGCAGGCACAGCTGGCAGAGAAGGAACGCAAAGGAAAAGAGAGCGGTGAGATTTTCTCTAGAATTTCTAAATGAAATAGATGATGAAATATCACAAGTATCACAAGTCCTCGTACTCTACACACATTGGCAGGACAGTGGCAGCGGCCCAATGGAGTCTTTGTGCTGGCACACGCCTATTTACATCACACCACTCAATCCAAACACtaaaatacaaatgttacaaatgttaatGTAAAATGAATATACGTTTAAAAAACTAAACGGTGACAGATAAAATGTAATAGATGAATAAAGCTGCTAAGTAAATGTTTGCCAGCatctactgtagaaacatgtagATGCAGAATAAGTCATTGCTTCACAATTGCACAGGCagcacatttataaaatgtcagacaataaTACAcaagttctctctctcttgcattaGAGTAGTTAATAGTTGAATGGTCATGGCAATGCACTctcatgttttaaatctattacaCTGAATATTGAACGGGAGCTTGAGTTgaaaactgaattaaaatatAAAGCACAGTTGGAATAATATGTGTTAATAATCAGATGAGGTCACCACGTCTTCACACCCACAGTTTGACACTTCATACAAACTCTAATATGAGTATTATTTTCCATTCTGTTATTCAGACAGACTTAAAGAGAAAAGGGGCGTGTGCACCTGACACTTTGGTCTGgtgcctgcagcagcagcacactgacTCCTCCTTTGACTCCACCCTCAGTCTGTTGCCAAGTGCTTGTTCAGGGAGGGGACTGTTTGATTTCtcctctatctctctatctatatctatctctctatctatccatctatctatctatctatacacaTAGTCCTTGtaacaagtaaaggtttttacaTGACAATATCTGTGGTTAAAGTGATATCATCGCCCTTAATTACCAAGCCCTGGTGTTGTGTCTTTACACCCTGGAAGGTTGTCATCACCACTTTGCCTGAGGGCGACATCCATGAGCTTTGAATGGAaaagtttgtgtctgtggtttaGACACACCTGTATTTTTCCCTCATTGTTTAAAACAGACTTGTGTTGATGTGGAAGACACATGTACCCTTCCTTCCTGTTCACACTAACATGAACCTGTAAATCACAGTCACATCCATTTCACTAATGGAACGGACTGCATTAGCTAGAGTCCGTGAGTCAGTGTTAGTTATAGTGACTGCGGCACtattacaaacacagaaactgcTTTGTCGTCACTGAGCTGACAGAGATTTTAAGTGCGACACGTGTGTATATGTATTCAGTCATGTTTGTCTAACCCTGTAAGTGAAGCACACCTTTGTCCACAGCTCACCTGACACTCGACAAAAGAACAATAAATGTTTCTGCAGGAATTTGCAAACACGagcaaatgcttttttttacagagcaCTTGAAGTTGGTTCATCAAGTATATCCAGATAATCGAGTATGATGCTTTACGCTTGACCTTTTACAGCTCTGTTATCAGCCCCGAGCTAAGTGCTAAAACTCAGCATAATGAGCCACTTTTAGACAAAGGGTTAGTTAATCATGACATGATGTTACAACGTGACccctaaaaacaaaaatgaattagTTGATTGTTTTCATATAGGTTTCACTCAGCACGGGTTAACAGCACAAATGGATAAATAAAATTGTACATACTGTGAAATTAAGGATATAAAAAGGACACGTTCACGAGTCAACTTTTATTATCGGCCTGCAAACCCATGgatttttgttagttttctttCTAGTGTtacagttgtgtgttttctcccttTGAAATCTGTgcaacatgtgcatgttttctgCAGGAGATCGTAAAGACACGATGATCTCAGAACTGCAGGAGCAGCTGAGAGATATGATGTTTCACCTGGAGACGCAGCAGCAGATCGATCATCTGCCTTCTGAGGCTCGCAGTGAAATCCAGGAGGGACAGCTCAATGTACCAGACGCCCCAGCAGACGGCGCTCCAGGCTCAGCAGAAGTAGGCCCCGCCTCCAGCAGAGGCAGGAGAGGACGGGGCAGAAAGAGGAAGTAGGCAGTGCCAACATTTCCTGGAAAGAGCTTAGAAACTGTCGCTGCCTTTCATACATCAGAGCACACGCAGGACACATGATGACTGAACATCTTTAAAACAGAGTAGTGTTCTCTTTCCACagaaacaaacgtgtgtgtggagtgttaAGTCATGAAATTCTCAACCAATCCAAATCTATTTTGGTTGTAAATGGTATTTATTTGATCGTGTAATTCTCTGTAACCGCACTACTTACCAAAGTCTGAAAATGTAAAGGTACTACTTTTAATTTGACATGTGAGAGCTGGGCAGAGAGAAGCTGCTTTCTGAATGTATTTGCTTTGTTGAAAGTAAAATTCTGATGATGTTTTTCTACTGTTTGTCCTTTGTAGCCTCAACTTTGTgagttcttatttttttttaatcatttgtaaATTGTTTGTGAATTGAAGACTGTAAATATACTCAGGTTGACAAAGATGGATCCTGGAAGGTCCGTGGGCAGGAAGCAATGCTTTACCCACTGAGTTATTTTTAACCATGGAAATGAGTTTACTGCAGGAAGTACCACTGCATGGAATCATGGAAGGTACTAATCATCACAATAACCCATCAGTTTATAGTGGGGGCAGATGTAACATACAGGGCACACCTACAGGGCAATTAGATATCACAGGAAGTCGGCGAAAGAGCTGTAATTACCTCTGCCGAggagttcatgtttttgttgtgtctcCTGCAGGTTTAGTCCAACAGGATTGACCATGACTGTGGTGTCAATCAAAGACAAAGCCATGAGCCCATATTTGGAGCAGATCCagttaaataaatgagtaaaataattagagctgcaacgaacgattaatctgtcgattattttcttgattaatcgtttggtccataaaatattagaaaatcttaaaaaatgtcgatcagtgttcgtcaaacctggaaatgatgattttctcaaatgtcttgaatgattcacttttaatgatttctttgttatccagagcaaagaagtgaagaaaatactcacatttaagaagctgaaacaatcagaaatcttgttttaatcctgaaaaaagcttcacaacgattaatcgattatcaaaatagttgttgattgatttattaatcgattaattgtttcagctctaaaaatAATCAATGGGTAGATCCAGGGATTTGTTTTGTCATGGTCTGAATCATGGTGAGTCGCTGtaataaataaacttttatttattcatataaatCAAGGAAaactcgaaaactggatctggatcctgcaacctgcaagatgagaacacagagagagagagagagggaaggaaggaaggaaagacacacactaggaagagaaagagacaaggttaatgacataataataaagtcatattcatatcctgagtgtgagagagtgagtgtgcgtgcaccacaggaaaatcccccagcagtctgggtctatagcagcataactaagagatggtccaggtttccctgaaccagctctaactataagctttatcaaaaaggaaagttttaagtctaactttaaatacagagagaggctccgcctcccgaactgtcatacAGTTGATAATAATCACGATGATAATCACGACTCTACACTGGCTCATTGATCTGTAGCATCATGTTTACATAGGTTGTAGtaaaacagcagctgcaggccAACCTGTTTCATACCTGTTTCACACCGGTTTCACACCTGTTTCACACCGGTTTCATACCTGTTTCACACCTGTTTTACACCTGTTTCACACCAGTTTCACACCTGTTTCACACCAGTTTCACACCTGTTTCATACCAGTTTCATACCTGTTTCACACCTGTTTCATACCTGTTTCATACCTGTTTCACACCTGTTTCACACCTGTTTCATACCTGTTTCACACCTGTTTCATACCTGTTTCATACCTGTTTCACACCTGTTTCATACCTGTTTCATACCTGTTTCACACCGGTTTCATACCTGTTTCACACCTGTTTCATACCTGTTTCATTCCAGTTTCATACccaaagtcaaataaaagtcattgttaaaacaaaaaaagaatgaacttTGTACAAATGCTGAGAAATATTTGTgtacaatgtgtttttaaaatcttggttaaaaaaaataataaagtgactgaATTCATTTGTGactaaatatttgttttaaatgtaatattttatagACTACGTGGCTGATCTGATATATATCTATCtagctatatgtatatatatatacatatacatatattattatagcTATTACTTACAGATACTTACAGCAGTCTGTTACAATCTGTCTGCACTGTTGAAAATTGTCCTGCTAAAACGctgtttcatttcactgtgaatatgattaaaatataatataataataaaaacccaCTTGACTCACGACGTCACCCAAAATAATGTAAACCACTGAATCAACAGAAGTTCACAGACCTGCCACCAGGCTCCTCAcggacgacaccagctgtcaatcacgcgTGTAAATCTTCCtgttgtgggactaataaagcattatctcatctcatcatgttctattgaagaagagctgaaacagAATATCCTAAAGGTGAATAAAATAATTAGGACAGAGACGAAGTAGCTAGAATGGTTGtataaaacacagcaacacaagtGTGAGTGAACCTCTGCACcttctttttaataaattaataaagagAACTGCGACAGCAagtgaaaacatttacattagtCTTATAGCAAAGGCAGTAGTCGTGTTCAAATCGACATTAGCTGCATTGTGTGTGCAGCTTTTGTTTTATCTcttcattttgtgtattttacaaGCTGTGGTGTCTCTAAATTTGCTTATGAGGTTTGAGGTTATTATTTACGGCCCAAGCACCGACTGCAGCAAAGACCCTGTTTATTATCCACTAATTCTTctggttttttttcatcatcatatttttctttttatttcacttacGTGTCGCACACAAAAACTCCTCATCGGGAACCACGAAACGTACGCTACGACCACGTTTTAGTGCGATTCTATGAATTATGCAGGAATTATTGTTACAAACACATTATTGTGATTTGTGTGGTTGTCTCTAATCTTTCTGCATCTTCTTTTTTAGGACCAATCAGTCCACAATGATAACCTGCAAAGCCAGTAAttgtgccacctactggcaacaggaagtgcGCCTTCAGTAACAAACgtcgttttttttaactctcatTGTAAATCAAGTTAGAAGTAGGAGCTAATTTTCCATTTAAATAGAGTTCTTTTTTCAGCCAGCAGAGTCACTctctggtggctattcaatccATTCTTACTTCCTTATGAAATGTGCTCacgttgttgctgctgtggacAAACGTAAGCAGAAGTTCCTCGATGTTTGAGGTCTGAGTGTGTTAGACAACGTGTTGCAGCAGTGAGCAATATCAACATCAACAGTTTACTTCCAGCAGCTTGTTGGAAGTAAACTGTGTACagagtgtgcatgtgagtgtccCTTCCTGTCCAGAGAGCAGTGAAAAAGACTATAGTGAAAGACAGTGTCTGCGTAAAAGCCTCTTTACATGGTCTGCACAGAAAGTGTGTTCTCTGCAGCGTTGCAGGAATTTGACAGTTCATACCAAAGTGACTGTATGTATCAGTTCAGTCATGCATGTGCGCTGCAGCACATTTGTGACatcctgtgtttttatgtagGCAAATGTTTCATTATGCAAACACGCTCTTCTATTTATATCCCCGTGACTTTTACACTTTAACTAGACAACGATCGGACGCCAATTTCCACAAGGTGAAAGTGAGCAGCTGGAAATGTCCAAAACCACAGAGTATTCCGTCTTCATGCACTCTCATACGAGACAAGACAAACCTTTATGTTATTATGTAGTGTGTAACTTAGAttagattcaaaccacatatgagttcacacaatgttgatGTCTATCAGCTCCCCACAActctttgtttctcagtttagcagtgtttctctttcatttaatgtcaagacagacagacagacagacagacagacaagcaaCATTGCTCTGGTAAAATGCTGACGTTTTAACTTCACTTTTCTGAGCTTGGTGTTGCAATATATAGAGTTTGCTTCCTGTTCCCTGTCCAGGTGTTTGTGAGAAACAATGATGGTATTTAGGTTGCCATAAAAATACGGAAATGTCTTCCctagcaaaacaaaacacttcttACTTTGGGgtgataatgaatgaatttcattataattattacacTCAATCTGCTACAGACTGGACcttaaaacaaaagacattaCACATTATCCAGCTTCACTAGTTGCCTGTGCTCCCATGCTAAGCTACGGTAGCTGCTCTGTGGCTTGATATCTGCTTCACAGGCTGTCGAGTGATATCTGTCATCTATTGTTCAAGTTTCAACAAGAAAtcgtgtgttttatttgtgttttagtaagtgtattaaatgtgttttagtaagtgtattatttgtgttttagtaagtgtattattgtgttttagtaagtgtattaagtgtgttttagtaagtgtgttttagtaagtgtattatttgtgttttagtaAGTGTATTAAGTGTGTTTTAGTAAGTGAGTTTTAGTAAGTGTATTAAGTGTGTTTTAGTAAGTGTATTAAGTGTGTTTTAGTAAGTGTATTAAGTGTGTTTTAGTAAgtgtattatttgtgttttagtaagtgtattaagtgtgttttagtaagtgtgttttagtaagtgtattaagtgtgttttagtaagtgtattaagtgtgtttgagtaagtgtattaagtgtgttttagtaagtgtattaagtgtgttttagtaagtgtattatttgtgttttagtaagtgtattattgtgttttagtaagtgtattaagtgtgttttagtaagtgtgttttagtaagtgtattatttgtgttttagtaAGTGTATTAAGTGTGTTTTAGTAAGTGAGTTTTAGTAAGTGTATTAAGTGTGTTTTAGTAAGTGTATTAAGTGTGTTTTAGTAAGTGTATTAAGTGTGTTTTAGTAAgtgtattatttgtgttttagtaagtgtattaagtgtgttttagtaagtgtgttttagtaagtgtattaagtgtgttttagtaagtgtattaagtgtgtttgagtaagtgtattaagtgtgttttagtaagtgtattaagtgtgttttagtaagtgtattaagtgtgttttaagtgtggtttgtgaatgtgtgagttcAATATGAGATACTATGGATACTGGTGTTTTAACGTACATGACAGTTACACTTTATCAAAGACGAGAGGAACATTGTGTTGatgcaaaagaaaacattcatcaaaaataaaacataaagtcTCAGTTTGAACTGGGTTTCAGTTGTTTTAACGGCTCTTCATTGAACctagtgtaatgtaatgtatcaGACCCTTTTGTTTCAAATTCAGCATGAAACTGGAAAGAAGAGacgagggagagggagagggaggaggaggaggagccagcgGGTGGTTGAGAACAGGATTTGGAGGTAAGATATACAGATAGGAGGGCCCTTCCTGAGTTGAGCTGTTGGCTGTGTGGAGCTGATCtctgctctcactctcactctcgctctctctttcttaccTCCCCCGCTCCCATGGACTAAACCTGCACTAAAGTTCAACCTGTTTTCAAAGATTCCAGCCAAGTTTCAAGGTAAGctgtttctctgtttcctcctgcatgttgcatgttttcacCTGTGTCACACTATCTCCTCAGACTGGGTGTGCAGCAGTGGAGTGTTAGGTCGTCAACCAGTACCATTCTCTGAGAAACATCACTGACATTCACCGAAAATGTgtcaataatatatatatatattttaaaaaaaactcacagaAAAAGCCACGCCCCCCTGCTCTTGTCtcttttgtgtatgtttgtatgtttatccgccaaaacttaaaaaaagtcaaagttttctCCATGTGAACCATCAGGCTACTCTAAAATGCCTGGTATGCAGCTGATCTTCACTTGTGAGCAGACAGCAGGGAGTCGGATGAAGCACTGATAccatctttccctctctcctgtgCTTCTCTAAATTCTTTTGTGCTCAGTGGGTTTGGACACACAGGTCCTGAAACCTGACGAGTAATGACGCCACACCGTTGCAGTGCCAGGATCAGTCCCACAGAGCTCACACTGAACACTCAGGTTCACTGCTGTTCTCTCTTTTCTTGTTGAGCCAGGAACAGAACATGAATAACACTGATGTACGCTGTTGTGCCGACTGTGGTTTTGTCGTGTTAGTGAACTCACCAGCTCTGGGTGTAACTGATAGTTCCTCTTTTTCTgtagagctaaaaaaaaacaaaaaaaaaacacacaagacaaaggTTTCATTGAACTCTGCAGATTATACTGCACACACTATAGTGACTTTATGTGAACAGAGTGAATTATCTTCTGTACTGTCACTGCACAGAGAGACTTTAAAGCCACAGCTCTTGTTTATCAGTGCATTAAATACAATTCTGGAAAGTGTCCTTTCTGCCCcccaagaaaatattcacatttaagaagctgaaaactcggagagcttgttttaattacttaattattttaattaagttGAAAATAGGTTGTGGGTCAgcttcctggctctgctagtctacatgccgatatGTCCTTGGACAAGACTTAACCCCACGGTTCTCCTGAAGGCTGTGCTGGCAAAATGTATGGTTAGTCAAATCtgaaagatatatatatataaatgtgacaaaaaagtcataggttagtatgtcgcccaaaatgtgacaaaaaagtcatagtatagtatgtcatccaaattgtgacaaaaaagtcatagtatagtatgtcgcccaaaatgtgacaaaaaagtcatagtatagtatgtcgcccaaaatgtgacaaaaaagtcatagtatagtatgtcgtccaaattgtgacaaaaaagtcatagtatagtatgtcgtccaaaatgtgtcaaaaaaattcatagtatagtatgtcgtccaaaatgtgacaaaaaaagtcatcgcatagtatgtcgtccaaaatgtgacaaaaaaagtcatcgcatagtatgtcgtccaaaatgagtcaaaaaagtcatcgcatagtatgtcgtccaaaatgtgtcaaaaaagtcatcgcatagtatgtcgtccaaa
This Solea solea chromosome 19, fSolSol10.1, whole genome shotgun sequence DNA region includes the following protein-coding sequences:
- the brap gene encoding BRCA1-associated protein, whose product is MSVPLVVIRLELAEQSPSPQGFQYSAVEDMSEEELQDKALGLAKHTLSGKTELERAAVLHQHIGSRAMGDMVIETFEPCPGGGEDPGGSAEQTSEVRAANTEDTEASQDSGVMSSSAPDSPSKQLPDQISFFSGNPSVEIIYGIMHLYKTNKMTSLTEDVRRSAMVCILTVPATMTSHDLMKLMAPFNDVMEHMKIIRDSTPNQYMVLIKFRAQADADSFYMACNSRPFNSIEEAVCQLVYVERAEVVKSEEGASLPVMEVTELPKCTVCLERMDESVNGILTTLCNHSFHSQCLQRWDYVSCPVCRYIQTPEPVEENKCFECGVQENLWICLICGHIGCGRYISRHAYKHFEETQHTYAMQLTNQRVWDYAGDNYVHRLVASKTDGKMVQYECEGGTCHEEKIDALQLEYSYLLTSQLESQRIYWENKIARLEKETSEEINNMKAKFKETLERCDNLEQHLGELTNQKQGMEKKLAQTNSRVLKLGQELKDEQEMNRCLRVNQTQLQAQLAEKERKGKESGDRKDTMISELQEQLRDMMFHLETQQQIDHLPSEARSEIQEGQLNVPDAPADGAPGSAEVGPASSRGRRGRGRKRK